The Mytilus galloprovincialis chromosome 2, xbMytGall1.hap1.1, whole genome shotgun sequence genome has a window encoding:
- the LOC143065290 gene encoding uncharacterized protein LOC143065290 isoform X2 — translation MESPDTEDISMSDSMKIEVPPKKRRALKRVMKKDKAKTFKQKRNLNTSLSSLSKSFNRSVTSRVIKQTLQSNNRQLAMTLEKTRKDLRMASNVIMDQKREIIGLQTQVTTYKHLAGLKPDEIENEVQIRMEKYISELKNHLGKMGQQLFDATASLGEAMDLCMNVSRRSTGSCRSSSMCLISDDDGDFHREQIVRAPLHQTKVLMTDSPTRSLPQRVARLDMSIITEQSMLIDDVLQPDEMMELPVEEGIEEEVLEEEKQNTIETVDNEDIHAKTRSKKRKQKNTEKESHKFEEVNLSENIDGQKKEINNIKLADKQTNIESTDQQTQDKSSEHEGKKKKQHLSGNPTESTHILEKVKDDQSKKVSKKKEKNTTKNNEQPSKKERRGTFVLPDPECSTNTTDKLDHDGSTKYTDDPNTKCPKETVILPDKVELEDKKLTKQDKNRRGTFVVPSGTLQNSTKSKDRRETFVVSENTQDVVTSRSQENILMKKEALPPKSSKSDTSVNSKEDKRKTFLVPSSKDAFLLPVAMKKTTPDNLGDTDVTEYFNSDMDFTEIIDNSKGIILETSDTKADNQKMVKSSKNSDKKGKSTAQVDKMVKNDINKKGKNQEVVNDNLKDNSKIEDKKTEGHQSAVEFRLPKPGKIVFAASRKMFDGTRERVPTKLPQRSRSKTKIKLTKHETDDSNVKSMFDFHERTPTVLKHASSVYDMSMDVSVHGEKESYGTFRDKVNNQTTDSQINDHKIQSFHTNDVKLQSDQTDNLELKSDQNKKSVAGEKKMISKESNGKGEVIYNLPLKGCSPDIPKKTSRSRSKSKGSAQERERSESRGRSRSRGKRITVVNQDVDEGQSDSNGDAQKRKSREKASENEDIDVEISVNLESPVGSFHKKKNDEDSIEDDLPTKSRSRSRGRPKKMKDEMEENTKQATTRSKSRGRSKARKTENEACNIDHVIESQTKEKKRSRSRGRSRTRKNDESKEQDLGEPEFIPSKTITRSKSRGRLRSEALSEVIGNWESDSEETVSQEPDILSNADIPGPNKVSANSNEHDEEKLKNSRSNIQKSRSVGSELKKSQETDKAESNYQTGCSKSFISTTTDLSDEDDFQTSKILKKKSRTKPKSNKGEDHPLDKLFKNTRKKSFPDNSFSCENVENQDIVETVHAICETPLKPRDEIIKDNSGNEEEILIDESPVKIDLMCVTKRSRSRSHKLDRNQDFDLKEQEHVPDKSLEQEHVPDKCLEPVTGTQISSKTLNIDNELKKEHKALDIVLKEGKGKRRHDSSSEVRSEKKKKARKEDKENTGTGTSSSLSLLKKRLASLGPKMKPENMESPIKGANIDKLEPKNVPSRALVMKKPDENISPNVLLNEESKNNRSFDEDGVTTPNAENVLEEPRSRRRAANVCYKEKPLHAKLRREDVLAGKKLIG, via the exons ATGGAGTCTCCT gatACTGAAGATATCAGCATGTCAGATTCCATGAAGATTGAGGTTCCACCAAAGAAAAGAAGAGCATTAAAGAGAGTTATGAAAAAAGATAAAGCTAAGACTTTCAAACAGAAAAGAAACTTGAATACATCACTGTCTTCACTCTCCAAAAGTTTCAATAGAAGTG TAACCAGTCGAGTTATCAAACAAACACTGCAGTCAAACAATAGACAGTTAGCCATGACTTTAGAGAAAACCAGAAAGGATCTCAGAATGGCCAGTAATGTTATAATGGAccaaaaaagggagataattggtCTACAGACACAAGTTACTACATACAAACACCTAGCTGGACTTAAACCAGATGAAATAGAGAATGAAGTTCAGATAAGAATGGAG AAATATATATCTGAGTTAAAGAACCATCTTGGTAAGATGGGACAACAGTTGTTTGATGCTACTGCAAGTCTTGGAGAAGCTATGGATTTGTGTATGAATGTATCTCGAAGGTCAACAGGGTCATGTAGATCTTCATCAATGTGTTTGATCTCTGATGATGATGGAGACTTTCATCGTGAACAAATTGTAAG GGCCCCATTACATCAAACTAAGGTATTAATGACTGACTCACCTACACGATCACTGCCACAGAGAGTGGCACGATTAGACATGAGTATCATTACAGAACAGTCTATGTTGATTGATGATGTCTTACAGCCTGATGAAATGATGGAATTACCTGTAGAGGAAG GTATAGAGGAAGAAGTTTTAGaggaagaaaaacaaaacacaattgaAACGGTAGATAATGAGGATATACATGCTAAAACAAGAAGTAAAAAGAGAAAGCAGAAAAATACTGAGAAAGAGAGCCATAAATTTGAGGAGGTTAATTTGTCAGAGAATATAGATGGTcagaaaaaggaaataaataacataaaactggcagataaacaaacaaacatagaAAGTACTGATCAGCAAACACAGGATAAAAGTTCTGAACATGAAGGGAAAAAGAAAAAGCAACATCTATCTGGAAATCCAACTGAGTCAACTCATATATTAGAGAAAGTGAAAGATGATCAatctaaaaaggtttcaaaaaagaaagaaaaaaacacaaccaAGAATAATGAACAACCAAGTAAAAAAGAACGAAGAGGAACATTTGTATTGCCAGATCCTGAGTGTAGTACAAACACAACTGATAAATTAGATCATGATGGTAGTACAAAATATACTGATGATCCAAATACAAAATGTCCAAAAGAAACTGTTATTCTTCCTGACAAAGTAGAATTAGAAGACAAGAAACTTACAAAACAAGACAAAAACAGAAGAGGAACATTTGTAGTACCTTCTGGTACCTTGCAGAACTCCACCAAGTCAAAGGATAGAAGAGAAACTTTTGTTGTGTCAGAAAATACTCAAGACGTTGTTACTTCAAGGTCACaggaaaatattttaatgaaaaaggaAGCGTTGCCCCCAAAATCCTCAAAATCTGATACTTCCGTGAACTCGAAGGAAGACAAAAGGAAGACATTTTTGGTTCCATCATCTAAAGACGCATTTTTACTACCAGTTGCTATGAAAAAAACAACACCTGATAATCTTGGTGATACAGATGTTACAGAGTATTTTAATAGTGATATGGATTTTACTGAAATCATTGATAATTCTAAAGGAATTATTCTCGAAACATCTGATACAAAAGCAGATAATCAGAAAATGGTCAAATCTTCTAAAAATTCAGATAAAAAAGGCAAATCTACTGCTCAAGTTGACAAAATGGTTAAGAATGATATCAATAAAAAAGGAAAGAATCAGGAGGTTGTCAATGACAACTTGAAAGATAATAGTAAAATAGAAGATAAAAAGACTGAAGGACATCAATCAGCTGTTGAATTCAGACTTCCAAAACCAGGAAAAATTGTATTTGCAGCGTCGAGAAAAATGTTCGATGGAACTAGAGAACGTGTACCAACCAAGCTACCACAAAGATCACGTTCTAAAACCAAAATCAAGCTTACTAAACATGAAACTGATGATAGTAACGTTAAGTCCATGTTTGATTTCCATGAGAGGACACCAACTGTCCTAAAACATGCATCTTCTGTATATGATATGTCTATGGACGTGTCTGTTCATGGAGAGAAGGAATCATATGGTACATTCAGGGACAAAGTAAACAATCAAACCACTGACAGCCAAATCAATGATCATAAaatacagtccttccatacaaaTGATGTCAAATTACAATCTGACCAAACAGATAATCTGGAATTAAAGTCTGACCAGAACAAAAAATCAGTTGCAGGAGAAAAAAAGATGATTAGCAAAGAGTCAAATGGAAAAGGTGAAGTTATTTATAATCTGCCTTTAAAGGGTTGTTCTCCAGACATCCCAAAGAAAACTTCAAGGTCAAGGTCTAAAAGTAAAGGCAGTGCACAAGAAAGGGAGAGAAGTGAGTCCAGAGGAAGGAGTAGATCTCGTGGTAAGAGAATCACAGTAGTGAATCAGGATGTTGATGAAGGACAGTCAGATTCAAATGGTGATGCTCAGAAAAGAAAGTCTAGAGAAAAGGCAAGTGAAAATGAAGATATTGATGTTGAAATCTCTGTAAATCTGGAGTCACCTGTAGGAAGTTttcacaaaaagaaaaatgatgaAGACAGTATTGAAGATGATTTGCCAACTAAATCAAGAAGTCGTTCCCGTGGTAGACCTAAGAAAATGAAAGATGAAATGGAAGAAAATACAAAACAGGCCACAACAAGGAGTAAATCACGTGGTAGGAGCAAGGCAAGGAAGACGGAAAATGAGGCGTGTAACATAGATCATGTGATAGAAAGTCaaacaaaggaaaaaaaaagaagtagATCTAGAGGAAGATCAAGGACACGGAAAAATGATGAGTCAAAGGAACAGGATTTAGGGGAACCTGAATTCATACCTTCTAAAACAATAACACGAAGTAAATCTAGAGGTAGATTAAGGTCAGAAGCCTTGTCGGAAGTTATTGGTAATTGGGAATCTGATAGCGAAGAAACTGTATCCCAGGAGCCAGATATACTGTCAAATGCTGATATTCCAGGTCCTAACAAAGTTTCAGCTAATtctaatgaacatgatgaagaaaaGTTAAAAAATTCAAGGTCAAATATTCAGAAATCAAGGTCAGTTGGATCAGAACTGAAAAAAAGCCAAGAAACTGACAAAGCAGAATCAAACTATCAAACAGGATGTTCAAAATCATTCATATCAACCACAACTGATCTTAGTGATGAGGATGACTTTCAAACTTCAAAAATACTAAAGAAAAAATCCAGGACAAAACCTAAATCAAATAAAGGGGAAGATCATCCTTTAgataaattattcaaaaacacAAGAAAAAAGAGTTTCCCTGACAACAGCTTTTCTTGTGAGAATGTAGAAAACCAAGACATTGTAGAAACTGTTCATGCAATTTGTGAAACCCCATTGAAACCTAGAGATGAAATTATCAAAGACAATAGTGGAAATGAAGAAGAAATCTTGATAGACGAATCCCCTGTGAAAATTGATTTAATGTGTGTTACAAAGAGGTCAAGATCTAGAAGTCATAAACTTGACAGAAATCAAGACTTTGACCTAAAGGAACAAGAGCATGTTCCTGATAAGAGCTTAGAACAGGAGCATGTTCCTGATAAGTGCTTAGAGCCGGTAACAGGCACACAAAtatcatcaaaaactttaaacattgataacgaattaaaaaaagaacacaaagcATTAGATATTGTCCTAAAGGAAGGAAAGGGGAAAAGGCGCCATGACTCTTCATCAGAAGTAAGATCAGAGAAAAAGAAAAAGGCAAGGAAAGAAGACAAAGAG AATACTGGCACTGGTACATCAAGCAGTTTGAGTTTATTGAAAAAGAGACTGGCATCACTTGGTCCTAAAATGAAACCTGAAAATATGGAGTCACCAATAAAAGGAGCTAATATTGACAAACTGGAGCCCAAAAATGTTCCTAGTCGAGCTCTTGTTATGAAGAAACCAGATGAGAATATAAGTCCTAATGTATTATTAAATGAGGAATCCAAGAACAATAGATCATTTGATGAAGATGGTGTTACTACTCCTAATGCAGA GAATGTACTGGAAGAACCAAGGTCAAGAAGAAGAGCTGCTAATGTTTGCTATAAAGAAAAGCCTTTACATGC GAAACTTAGAAGAGAAGATGTCTTGGCTGGCAAAAAATTGATTGG ATGA
- the LOC143065290 gene encoding uncharacterized protein LOC143065290 isoform X1 has protein sequence MDALFGLIRMGCICGKEALRINDRRFYLRSRLGEGGFSYVDLIEEIRTHKDYALKRITCHSNEEERIALQEIELMRTFQHPNIIPLEASSVIKVNQYSKSLDIVSEVLIVMPYYSRGSLQDVIEKMSKKSERFPEESVWELFKGICLGLQVFHKHNPPYAHRDLKMANIMLADDGTAIIMDLGSANKARVEIKTPSQAHTLQDEAAERCSMFYRAPELFNPELGSSVDERTDIWDTEDISMSDSMKIEVPPKKRRALKRVMKKDKAKTFKQKRNLNTSLSSLSKSFNRSVTSRVIKQTLQSNNRQLAMTLEKTRKDLRMASNVIMDQKREIIGLQTQVTTYKHLAGLKPDEIENEVQIRMEKYISELKNHLGKMGQQLFDATASLGEAMDLCMNVSRRSTGSCRSSSMCLISDDDGDFHREQIVRAPLHQTKVLMTDSPTRSLPQRVARLDMSIITEQSMLIDDVLQPDEMMELPVEEGIEEEVLEEEKQNTIETVDNEDIHAKTRSKKRKQKNTEKESHKFEEVNLSENIDGQKKEINNIKLADKQTNIESTDQQTQDKSSEHEGKKKKQHLSGNPTESTHILEKVKDDQSKKVSKKKEKNTTKNNEQPSKKERRGTFVLPDPECSTNTTDKLDHDGSTKYTDDPNTKCPKETVILPDKVELEDKKLTKQDKNRRGTFVVPSGTLQNSTKSKDRRETFVVSENTQDVVTSRSQENILMKKEALPPKSSKSDTSVNSKEDKRKTFLVPSSKDAFLLPVAMKKTTPDNLGDTDVTEYFNSDMDFTEIIDNSKGIILETSDTKADNQKMVKSSKNSDKKGKSTAQVDKMVKNDINKKGKNQEVVNDNLKDNSKIEDKKTEGHQSAVEFRLPKPGKIVFAASRKMFDGTRERVPTKLPQRSRSKTKIKLTKHETDDSNVKSMFDFHERTPTVLKHASSVYDMSMDVSVHGEKESYGTFRDKVNNQTTDSQINDHKIQSFHTNDVKLQSDQTDNLELKSDQNKKSVAGEKKMISKESNGKGEVIYNLPLKGCSPDIPKKTSRSRSKSKGSAQERERSESRGRSRSRGKRITVVNQDVDEGQSDSNGDAQKRKSREKASENEDIDVEISVNLESPVGSFHKKKNDEDSIEDDLPTKSRSRSRGRPKKMKDEMEENTKQATTRSKSRGRSKARKTENEACNIDHVIESQTKEKKRSRSRGRSRTRKNDESKEQDLGEPEFIPSKTITRSKSRGRLRSEALSEVIGNWESDSEETVSQEPDILSNADIPGPNKVSANSNEHDEEKLKNSRSNIQKSRSVGSELKKSQETDKAESNYQTGCSKSFISTTTDLSDEDDFQTSKILKKKSRTKPKSNKGEDHPLDKLFKNTRKKSFPDNSFSCENVENQDIVETVHAICETPLKPRDEIIKDNSGNEEEILIDESPVKIDLMCVTKRSRSRSHKLDRNQDFDLKEQEHVPDKSLEQEHVPDKCLEPVTGTQISSKTLNIDNELKKEHKALDIVLKEGKGKRRHDSSSEVRSEKKKKARKEDKENTGTGTSSSLSLLKKRLASLGPKMKPENMESPIKGANIDKLEPKNVPSRALVMKKPDENISPNVLLNEESKNNRSFDEDGVTTPNAENVLEEPRSRRRAANVCYKEKPLHAKLRREDVLAGKKLIG, from the exons ATGGACGCCCTGTTTGGTTTAATTAGAATGGGCTGTATTTGTGGTAAAGAAGCCCTTCGCATCAATGATAGAAGATTTTATCTCCGATCAAGATTAGGAGAAGG tgGGTTTAGCTATGTTGACCTGATAGAGGAAATCAGAACTCACAAAGACTATGCTCTTAAGAGAATAACATGTCATTCTAATGAGGAAGAAAGGATAGCTTTGCAAGAGATAGAATTAATGAGAACATTCCAGCATCCAAACATCATTCCATTAGAGGCGTCCTCTGTCATTAAAGTCAACCAGTATTCCAAATCTCTAGACATTGTCAGTGAAGTCCTCATTGTCATGCCTTATTATTCA AGAGGATCCTTACAAGATGTAATAGAAAAGATGAGTAAGAAGTCGGAGAGATTTCCAGAAGAAAGTGTTTGGGAATTGTTTAAGGGGATCTGTCTTGGACTCCAAGTGTTCCATAAACACAATCCTCCATATGCTCACAG gGATCTCAAGATGGCCAATATAATGTTAGCAGATGATGGGACAGCGATAATAATGGATTTAGGTTCTGCAAATAAAGCCAGAGTAGAGATCAAAACTCCATCTCAGGCACACACCTTGCag GATGAAGCAGCAGAAAGATGTTCTATGTTCTACAGGGCACCAGAACTTTTTAATCCAGAACTGGGTTCCAGTGTAGACGAAAGAACAGACATTTGG gatACTGAAGATATCAGCATGTCAGATTCCATGAAGATTGAGGTTCCACCAAAGAAAAGAAGAGCATTAAAGAGAGTTATGAAAAAAGATAAAGCTAAGACTTTCAAACAGAAAAGAAACTTGAATACATCACTGTCTTCACTCTCCAAAAGTTTCAATAGAAGTG TAACCAGTCGAGTTATCAAACAAACACTGCAGTCAAACAATAGACAGTTAGCCATGACTTTAGAGAAAACCAGAAAGGATCTCAGAATGGCCAGTAATGTTATAATGGAccaaaaaagggagataattggtCTACAGACACAAGTTACTACATACAAACACCTAGCTGGACTTAAACCAGATGAAATAGAGAATGAAGTTCAGATAAGAATGGAG AAATATATATCTGAGTTAAAGAACCATCTTGGTAAGATGGGACAACAGTTGTTTGATGCTACTGCAAGTCTTGGAGAAGCTATGGATTTGTGTATGAATGTATCTCGAAGGTCAACAGGGTCATGTAGATCTTCATCAATGTGTTTGATCTCTGATGATGATGGAGACTTTCATCGTGAACAAATTGTAAG GGCCCCATTACATCAAACTAAGGTATTAATGACTGACTCACCTACACGATCACTGCCACAGAGAGTGGCACGATTAGACATGAGTATCATTACAGAACAGTCTATGTTGATTGATGATGTCTTACAGCCTGATGAAATGATGGAATTACCTGTAGAGGAAG GTATAGAGGAAGAAGTTTTAGaggaagaaaaacaaaacacaattgaAACGGTAGATAATGAGGATATACATGCTAAAACAAGAAGTAAAAAGAGAAAGCAGAAAAATACTGAGAAAGAGAGCCATAAATTTGAGGAGGTTAATTTGTCAGAGAATATAGATGGTcagaaaaaggaaataaataacataaaactggcagataaacaaacaaacatagaAAGTACTGATCAGCAAACACAGGATAAAAGTTCTGAACATGAAGGGAAAAAGAAAAAGCAACATCTATCTGGAAATCCAACTGAGTCAACTCATATATTAGAGAAAGTGAAAGATGATCAatctaaaaaggtttcaaaaaagaaagaaaaaaacacaaccaAGAATAATGAACAACCAAGTAAAAAAGAACGAAGAGGAACATTTGTATTGCCAGATCCTGAGTGTAGTACAAACACAACTGATAAATTAGATCATGATGGTAGTACAAAATATACTGATGATCCAAATACAAAATGTCCAAAAGAAACTGTTATTCTTCCTGACAAAGTAGAATTAGAAGACAAGAAACTTACAAAACAAGACAAAAACAGAAGAGGAACATTTGTAGTACCTTCTGGTACCTTGCAGAACTCCACCAAGTCAAAGGATAGAAGAGAAACTTTTGTTGTGTCAGAAAATACTCAAGACGTTGTTACTTCAAGGTCACaggaaaatattttaatgaaaaaggaAGCGTTGCCCCCAAAATCCTCAAAATCTGATACTTCCGTGAACTCGAAGGAAGACAAAAGGAAGACATTTTTGGTTCCATCATCTAAAGACGCATTTTTACTACCAGTTGCTATGAAAAAAACAACACCTGATAATCTTGGTGATACAGATGTTACAGAGTATTTTAATAGTGATATGGATTTTACTGAAATCATTGATAATTCTAAAGGAATTATTCTCGAAACATCTGATACAAAAGCAGATAATCAGAAAATGGTCAAATCTTCTAAAAATTCAGATAAAAAAGGCAAATCTACTGCTCAAGTTGACAAAATGGTTAAGAATGATATCAATAAAAAAGGAAAGAATCAGGAGGTTGTCAATGACAACTTGAAAGATAATAGTAAAATAGAAGATAAAAAGACTGAAGGACATCAATCAGCTGTTGAATTCAGACTTCCAAAACCAGGAAAAATTGTATTTGCAGCGTCGAGAAAAATGTTCGATGGAACTAGAGAACGTGTACCAACCAAGCTACCACAAAGATCACGTTCTAAAACCAAAATCAAGCTTACTAAACATGAAACTGATGATAGTAACGTTAAGTCCATGTTTGATTTCCATGAGAGGACACCAACTGTCCTAAAACATGCATCTTCTGTATATGATATGTCTATGGACGTGTCTGTTCATGGAGAGAAGGAATCATATGGTACATTCAGGGACAAAGTAAACAATCAAACCACTGACAGCCAAATCAATGATCATAAaatacagtccttccatacaaaTGATGTCAAATTACAATCTGACCAAACAGATAATCTGGAATTAAAGTCTGACCAGAACAAAAAATCAGTTGCAGGAGAAAAAAAGATGATTAGCAAAGAGTCAAATGGAAAAGGTGAAGTTATTTATAATCTGCCTTTAAAGGGTTGTTCTCCAGACATCCCAAAGAAAACTTCAAGGTCAAGGTCTAAAAGTAAAGGCAGTGCACAAGAAAGGGAGAGAAGTGAGTCCAGAGGAAGGAGTAGATCTCGTGGTAAGAGAATCACAGTAGTGAATCAGGATGTTGATGAAGGACAGTCAGATTCAAATGGTGATGCTCAGAAAAGAAAGTCTAGAGAAAAGGCAAGTGAAAATGAAGATATTGATGTTGAAATCTCTGTAAATCTGGAGTCACCTGTAGGAAGTTttcacaaaaagaaaaatgatgaAGACAGTATTGAAGATGATTTGCCAACTAAATCAAGAAGTCGTTCCCGTGGTAGACCTAAGAAAATGAAAGATGAAATGGAAGAAAATACAAAACAGGCCACAACAAGGAGTAAATCACGTGGTAGGAGCAAGGCAAGGAAGACGGAAAATGAGGCGTGTAACATAGATCATGTGATAGAAAGTCaaacaaaggaaaaaaaaagaagtagATCTAGAGGAAGATCAAGGACACGGAAAAATGATGAGTCAAAGGAACAGGATTTAGGGGAACCTGAATTCATACCTTCTAAAACAATAACACGAAGTAAATCTAGAGGTAGATTAAGGTCAGAAGCCTTGTCGGAAGTTATTGGTAATTGGGAATCTGATAGCGAAGAAACTGTATCCCAGGAGCCAGATATACTGTCAAATGCTGATATTCCAGGTCCTAACAAAGTTTCAGCTAATtctaatgaacatgatgaagaaaaGTTAAAAAATTCAAGGTCAAATATTCAGAAATCAAGGTCAGTTGGATCAGAACTGAAAAAAAGCCAAGAAACTGACAAAGCAGAATCAAACTATCAAACAGGATGTTCAAAATCATTCATATCAACCACAACTGATCTTAGTGATGAGGATGACTTTCAAACTTCAAAAATACTAAAGAAAAAATCCAGGACAAAACCTAAATCAAATAAAGGGGAAGATCATCCTTTAgataaattattcaaaaacacAAGAAAAAAGAGTTTCCCTGACAACAGCTTTTCTTGTGAGAATGTAGAAAACCAAGACATTGTAGAAACTGTTCATGCAATTTGTGAAACCCCATTGAAACCTAGAGATGAAATTATCAAAGACAATAGTGGAAATGAAGAAGAAATCTTGATAGACGAATCCCCTGTGAAAATTGATTTAATGTGTGTTACAAAGAGGTCAAGATCTAGAAGTCATAAACTTGACAGAAATCAAGACTTTGACCTAAAGGAACAAGAGCATGTTCCTGATAAGAGCTTAGAACAGGAGCATGTTCCTGATAAGTGCTTAGAGCCGGTAACAGGCACACAAAtatcatcaaaaactttaaacattgataacgaattaaaaaaagaacacaaagcATTAGATATTGTCCTAAAGGAAGGAAAGGGGAAAAGGCGCCATGACTCTTCATCAGAAGTAAGATCAGAGAAAAAGAAAAAGGCAAGGAAAGAAGACAAAGAG AATACTGGCACTGGTACATCAAGCAGTTTGAGTTTATTGAAAAAGAGACTGGCATCACTTGGTCCTAAAATGAAACCTGAAAATATGGAGTCACCAATAAAAGGAGCTAATATTGACAAACTGGAGCCCAAAAATGTTCCTAGTCGAGCTCTTGTTATGAAGAAACCAGATGAGAATATAAGTCCTAATGTATTATTAAATGAGGAATCCAAGAACAATAGATCATTTGATGAAGATGGTGTTACTACTCCTAATGCAGA GAATGTACTGGAAGAACCAAGGTCAAGAAGAAGAGCTGCTAATGTTTGCTATAAAGAAAAGCCTTTACATGC GAAACTTAGAAGAGAAGATGTCTTGGCTGGCAAAAAATTGATTGG ATGA